AAACACAGAACAAGCAAATCAAAATGTCAGCGAAATGCAGCCAAATCCGACACATTGTACGTCTCCGGCAGATGCTGCGGCGGTGGCGCAACAAGGCCCGCATGTCGGCGAACAGAGCACCACCGTCCGATGTGCCAGCGGGACACGTGGCGGTGTGCGTGGGCAGCAACCTCACCAGATTCGTGGTGCGCGCCACGTACTTGAACCACCCCGTCTTCAAGAAGCTCCTCCTCCAAGCAGAGGAAGAGTACGGCTTCACCAACCACGGACCCTTAGCCATCCCCTGCGACGAAACGCTCTTCCGAGACGTTCTCCGGTTCATTTCCCGGTCCGACCCGGCCAAATCGAACCGGTTCTTAAACCTCGAACTCGACGACTTTCAGAGACACTACTGCCACGTCGGCATCAGCAACAACCTCGACTTCTGGCCCGAGTCCAGACCGCTCCTACATGGCCCCACTGACAAAACCATTTGGTAACTTCCCAATCGAACCAAACTAAACCTTATAATATTCggctttttatgcttttttgagGGTTAGTTACGGAGACGGTTCGGTTCAATGATGACTCGGCCGAGTTTTTGCAAAGGGCGACAATTTTAACCCCTCATTTTGGTTGAGATTTGAGTGAAGAcaagttttttatataattattattacctCATGAAGATGGGGTGAGGGGATTTTAAGAGTACATAGGGAGAAGCACATTATTACATTATGGTCGATCTCATTTTATTAGATGTTAGTGAGTGTATGTATTTCTTTATGTGATTTGTATGAGAGAACGGTTCGAGAAAATCCACTAGGATCGGTCTAGTAGTAATGGTTGAGATAGATGTACGAGGATTTTATATGTTTGATCCTCGTTGTCGTCAgtatacacacaaaaaaaagaatGGTTTCAAGAAATGTCGATCCAGGAGATGGCAAAGGGTGGGAGTCGTCCCGGGTTCGGATCGGAATGGAGGCTGTGATTTCATGGCTATTTTCAAGCTGAGATATGAGTCTCCAACTATGGTAAAATTGTAAAGTACTACTGTGTATGTATTTGATTTGATGAATGGAAATgaaattgtagagaaatttcaAATTGGATTC
This region of Glycine soja cultivar W05 chromosome 17, ASM419377v2, whole genome shotgun sequence genomic DNA includes:
- the LOC114392736 gene encoding auxin-induced protein 6B-like, whose protein sequence is MSAKCSQIRHIVRLRQMLRRWRNKARMSANRAPPSDVPAGHVAVCVGSNLTRFVVRATYLNHPVFKKLLLQAEEEYGFTNHGPLAIPCDETLFRDVLRFISRSDPAKSNRFLNLELDDFQRHYCHVGISNNLDFWPESRPLLHGPTDKTIW